From the genome of Streptomyces sp. V1I1, one region includes:
- a CDS encoding 5-formyltetrahydrofolate cyclo-ligase, which produces MSGDLSGKSAVRRELLDARALLSPEDVQRAAAILARLALDLPELAEAGTVAAYVSVGREPGTRALLDALRARGVRVLLPVLKADNDLDWGVYEGAEHLVRAGRGLLEPDGARIGVDAVLDADAVLLPGLAVDARGMRLGRGGGSYDRVLARLSAAAADPALVVLLYANEVVARVPEEPHDHPVHAVVTPEAVRRFTGSTDATDATDATDATDATDATE; this is translated from the coding sequence ATGAGCGGTGACTTGTCCGGAAAGAGTGCGGTTCGGCGTGAACTCCTGGACGCCCGGGCCCTCCTGTCCCCTGAGGACGTCCAGCGGGCCGCCGCGATTCTCGCCCGGCTGGCCCTTGACCTCCCGGAATTGGCCGAAGCGGGCACAGTCGCCGCATACGTCTCCGTCGGGCGCGAGCCCGGCACCCGCGCGCTGCTCGACGCGCTGCGCGCGCGGGGCGTACGCGTCCTGCTGCCGGTCCTGAAAGCGGACAACGATCTGGACTGGGGAGTGTACGAGGGCGCGGAACATCTGGTGCGCGCGGGGCGCGGGCTGCTGGAGCCGGACGGCGCGCGGATCGGCGTGGACGCCGTGCTGGATGCGGATGCCGTGCTCCTTCCCGGGCTCGCGGTGGACGCCCGCGGTATGCGGCTCGGCCGCGGCGGCGGCTCGTACGACCGGGTCCTCGCCCGCCTCTCGGCGGCGGCCGCCGACCCGGCGCTGGTGGTGCTGCTGTACGCGAACGAGGTGGTCGCGCGGGTCCCCGAGGAACCGCACGACCACCCCGTGCACGCGGTGGTGACACCCGAGGCCGTCAGGCGCTTCACCGGCTCGACGGACGCTACGGACGCTACGGACGCTACGGACGCTACGGACGCTACGGACGCTACGGAGTGA
- the galU gene encoding UTP--glucose-1-phosphate uridylyltransferase GalU: MTQSHPRISKAVIPAAGLGTRFLPATKATPKEMLPVVDKPAIQYVVEEAVAAGLSDVLMVTGRNKRPLEDHFDRNYELEEALTRKGDARRLAKVQESSDLATMHYVRQGDPRGLGHAVLCAAPHVGDQPFAVLLGDDLIDPRDPLLARMVEIQEREGGSVIALMEVDPAQIHMYGCAAVEATGESDVVKVTNLVEKPDPSEAPSNLAIIGRYVLNPAVFDILRETEPGRGNEIQLTDALEKLAEDEKVGGPVHGVIFKGRRYDTGDRGDYLRAIVRLACEREDLGPEFRTWLRSYVTEEM, from the coding sequence ATGACTCAGTCGCACCCCAGGATCAGCAAGGCTGTCATCCCTGCCGCAGGCCTCGGAACCCGGTTCCTGCCTGCCACGAAAGCCACTCCCAAAGAGATGCTGCCTGTCGTCGACAAGCCCGCGATCCAGTACGTCGTCGAGGAGGCGGTCGCGGCCGGCCTCTCCGACGTACTCATGGTCACGGGCCGCAACAAGCGGCCGCTCGAGGACCACTTCGACCGGAACTACGAGCTGGAAGAGGCGCTCACCCGCAAGGGCGACGCCCGCCGCCTCGCGAAGGTCCAGGAGTCGAGCGACCTCGCCACCATGCACTACGTCCGCCAGGGCGACCCGCGCGGCCTCGGCCACGCCGTGCTCTGCGCCGCCCCGCACGTCGGCGACCAGCCCTTCGCGGTCCTCCTCGGCGACGACCTGATCGATCCGCGCGATCCGCTGCTCGCCAGGATGGTCGAGATCCAGGAGCGGGAGGGCGGCAGCGTCATCGCGCTGATGGAGGTCGACCCCGCCCAGATCCATATGTACGGCTGTGCGGCAGTCGAGGCCACCGGCGAGTCCGACGTCGTCAAGGTGACCAACCTGGTCGAGAAGCCCGACCCGTCCGAGGCCCCCAGTAACCTCGCCATCATCGGCCGCTATGTCCTGAACCCTGCCGTCTTCGACATACTTCGTGAGACCGAGCCGGGCCGGGGCAACGAGATCCAGCTCACCGACGCACTCGAGAAACTCGCCGAGGACGAGAAGGTGGGCGGACCAGTGCACGGCGTGATCTTCAAGGGCCGCCGCTACGACACCGGCGACCGTGGGGACTATCTGCGGGCGATTGTCAGACTCGCGTGCGAACGTGAAGACCTGGGCCCGGAGTTCCGGACCTGGCTTCGCAGTTATGTGACCGAGGAGATGTAA
- the glp gene encoding gephyrin-like molybdotransferase Glp, whose product MSSTIWSVDDHLEDILGAIRPLDPIELQLPDAQGCVLVEDVTAPVALPPFDNSSMDGYAVRTADVAGASEKFPAVLTVIGDVPAGGGGLPTVGPGQAARIMTGAPLPPGAEAVVPVEWTDGGTGGGAATTMRPAGEAPEGASGEVRVHRPAEARAHVRARGSDVQAGDLALEEGTVLGPPQIGLLAAIGRGSVRVRPRPRVVVLSTGSELVQPGEELGEGQIYDSNSFALCAAARDAGALSYRVGAVTDDAEVLRATIEDQLIRADLLVTTGGVSVGAYDVVKEALASVGDVDVPGSGIDFRKLAMQPGKPQGFGSIGPEHTPLLALPGNPVSSYVSFELFVRPAIRALMGLKDVHRPKARALLKADNPLTSPAGKRQFLRGVYDPESGTVSPVGGSGSHLIAALAHADCLIVVPEPDTSAEPGAEVEVVLLG is encoded by the coding sequence GTGAGCAGCACGATCTGGTCGGTGGACGACCACCTGGAGGACATCCTCGGCGCGATCCGCCCGCTGGACCCGATCGAGCTGCAGTTGCCCGACGCCCAGGGCTGCGTCCTGGTCGAGGACGTCACCGCGCCGGTCGCGCTGCCGCCCTTCGACAACAGCTCCATGGACGGGTACGCGGTCCGCACGGCCGATGTCGCCGGCGCGAGTGAGAAGTTCCCCGCCGTTCTCACGGTGATCGGCGATGTGCCGGCCGGCGGCGGCGGGCTGCCCACCGTCGGACCCGGCCAGGCCGCCCGCATCATGACCGGCGCCCCGCTGCCGCCCGGCGCGGAGGCGGTCGTCCCGGTCGAGTGGACCGACGGCGGCACGGGCGGCGGAGCCGCCACCACGATGCGCCCGGCCGGCGAGGCCCCGGAGGGCGCGAGCGGCGAGGTCCGCGTCCACCGGCCGGCCGAGGCGCGCGCCCATGTGCGCGCCCGCGGCAGCGACGTCCAGGCGGGCGACCTGGCGCTGGAGGAGGGCACCGTCCTCGGTCCCCCGCAGATCGGCCTGCTCGCCGCGATCGGCCGCGGCTCCGTGCGCGTCCGTCCCCGTCCGCGCGTCGTCGTGCTCTCCACCGGCAGCGAACTGGTACAGCCCGGCGAGGAGTTGGGCGAGGGCCAGATCTACGACTCGAACAGCTTCGCGCTGTGTGCCGCCGCCCGCGACGCGGGCGCCCTCTCCTACCGGGTGGGCGCGGTCACCGACGACGCGGAGGTGCTGCGCGCCACCATCGAGGACCAGCTGATCCGCGCCGATCTGCTGGTCACGACGGGCGGCGTGAGCGTCGGCGCGTACGACGTCGTCAAGGAGGCCCTCGCCTCGGTGGGCGACGTGGACGTGCCGGGCAGCGGGATCGACTTCCGCAAGCTCGCCATGCAGCCCGGCAAGCCGCAGGGCTTCGGCTCGATCGGCCCGGAGCACACCCCGCTGCTGGCGCTGCCCGGTAATCCGGTCTCCTCGTACGTCTCCTTCGAGCTGTTCGTACGTCCCGCGATCCGGGCCCTGATGGGGCTCAAGGACGTCCACCGCCCGAAGGCGCGCGCCCTGCTCAAGGCCGACAATCCGCTGACGTCGCCCGCGGGCAAGCGGCAGTTCCTGCGCGGTGTGTACGACCCCGAGTCGGGCACCGTCTCTCCGGTCGGCGGTTCCGGCTCCCATCTGATCGCGGCCCTCGCCCATGCCGACTGCCTGATCGTCGTCCCGGAGCCCGACACCTCGGCCGAGCCGGGCGCGGAGGTGGAAGTGGTCCTCCTCGGCTGA
- the moaC gene encoding cyclic pyranopterin monophosphate synthase MoaC: MRGQDRERHSKMSTQGRLTHIDDAGAARMVDVSGKDVTARTARASGRVLVSPQVVELLRGEGVPKGDALATARIAGIMGAKRTPDLIPLCHPLAVSGVTLDLAVADDAVEITATVKTTDRTGVEMEALTAVSVAALTVVDMVKAVDKGAVITDVRVEEKTGGKSGDWSRS; the protein is encoded by the coding sequence CTGAGGGGCCAGGACCGGGAGCGCCACAGCAAAATGAGTACGCAAGGCAGGCTGACGCACATCGACGACGCGGGGGCGGCCCGTATGGTCGACGTCTCCGGAAAGGACGTCACCGCACGCACCGCCCGGGCCAGCGGCCGGGTCCTGGTATCACCGCAGGTCGTGGAGTTGCTGCGGGGCGAGGGCGTGCCCAAGGGTGACGCGCTGGCGACGGCCCGTATCGCGGGCATCATGGGCGCCAAGCGCACCCCCGATCTGATCCCGCTCTGCCACCCGCTCGCGGTCTCCGGCGTCACCCTCGATCTGGCGGTCGCGGACGACGCCGTCGAGATCACCGCCACGGTGAAGACCACCGACCGTACGGGCGTCGAGATGGAGGCCCTGACCGCCGTCTCGGTCGCCGCGCTCACCGTCGTCGACATGGTCAAGGCCGTCGACAAGGGCGCGGTGATCACCGACGTCCGGGTCGAGGAGAAGACGGGCGGCAAGTCCGGCGACTGGAGCCGCTCATGA
- a CDS encoding molybdenum cofactor biosynthesis protein B, translated as MSPAPRAGEVYGHSHGPRPEAAQRAMVITASNRAAAGVYEDKGGPILAEGLAALGFQVDGPRVVPDGDPVEQALRDGVAAAYDVILTTGGTGISPTDKTPEVTRRVLDHEIPGIPEAIRAYGREKVPTAALSRGLAGVAGRTLIVNLPGSTGGVRDGLAVLEQLLVHAVDQIRGGDHPRSPRSPS; from the coding sequence ATGAGCCCGGCGCCAAGGGCCGGAGAGGTGTACGGCCACAGCCACGGGCCGCGCCCCGAGGCGGCCCAGCGGGCCATGGTCATCACCGCGTCCAACCGCGCGGCCGCCGGTGTGTACGAGGACAAGGGCGGTCCGATCCTCGCCGAGGGGCTGGCCGCGCTCGGCTTCCAGGTCGACGGGCCGCGCGTCGTCCCGGACGGCGACCCGGTCGAGCAGGCCCTGCGCGACGGCGTCGCCGCCGCGTACGACGTCATCCTCACCACCGGCGGTACCGGCATCTCGCCCACCGACAAGACCCCCGAGGTCACCCGGCGGGTGCTCGACCACGAGATCCCCGGCATCCCCGAGGCGATCCGCGCGTACGGACGCGAGAAGGTGCCCACCGCGGCGCTGTCCCGGGGGCTCGCCGGAGTCGCGGGACGCACCCTGATCGTCAACCTGCCGGGCTCCACCGGCGGGGTGCGCGACGGCCTCGCCGTACTGGAGCAGCTACTGGTGCATGCCGTGGACCAGATCCGCGGCGGCGATCACCCAAGATCCCCCCGGAGCCCAAGCTGA
- a CDS encoding GNAT family N-acetyltransferase, with protein MILADGDVVLRPIKLRDQRNWREVNRRNRDWLRPWEATIPPPAPGGPVAHRPTYRQMVRHLRTEANAGRMLPFVIEYQGRLVGQLTVAGITWGSMCSGHVGYWVDREIAGRGVMPTAVALAVDHCFRSVGLHRMEVCIRPENAPSRRVVEKLGFREEGLRPRYLHIDGAWRDHLVFALTAEEVPEGLLRRWHQARPGTSREIK; from the coding sequence GTGATCCTGGCGGACGGTGATGTGGTCCTCCGCCCGATAAAGCTGCGCGACCAGCGGAACTGGCGCGAGGTGAACCGGCGCAACCGCGACTGGCTGCGGCCCTGGGAGGCGACCATCCCGCCGCCCGCACCGGGCGGGCCCGTCGCGCACCGGCCCACATACCGGCAGATGGTCCGCCATCTGCGCACCGAGGCCAACGCGGGCCGGATGCTCCCCTTCGTCATCGAGTACCAGGGCCGACTGGTGGGCCAGTTGACGGTCGCCGGGATCACCTGGGGCTCGATGTGCTCGGGCCATGTCGGCTACTGGGTGGACCGGGAGATCGCGGGCCGTGGGGTCATGCCGACCGCCGTCGCGCTCGCCGTCGACCACTGTTTCCGCTCGGTCGGACTGCACCGCATGGAAGTCTGCATTCGGCCCGAGAACGCTCCCAGTCGCCGGGTCGTGGAGAAACTCGGATTCCGCGAAGAGGGACTGCGCCCTCGTTATCTCCACATCGACGGTGCGTGGCGGGACCATCTGGTGTTCGCCCTCACGGCCGAAGAGGTGCCCGAAGGACTGCTTCGCCGCTGGCACCAGGCACGACCCGGGACGTCGCGGGAAATAAAATAA
- the glpR gene encoding gephyrin-like molybdotransferase receptor GlpR: MSSSGLIYAVIVGAWAAYLVPMWLRRQDELNEARPTERFSTAIRLLSGRGAMERRYAKELRERTAEQAEPEADPDASTDRLSSVDVRAFAAPPARTEARMDIPARQAPVPPQAQARRPVPRPRPRPNGSAAERARRTKVLARRRRTTVVLFLAFTLGAIVAAVGGLRFLWAPAVPAILLSAYIVHLRTQERRRFAFTMDRRRAEAAAQRLRENRPRRHPDAAATAEPDEEPAGRTEPEPGSALSPQEAGRRALVEQTDHAEWVDQQRERGPTRGDSWEPVPVPLPTYVTAPVAPRATSGVDVSDPETWSAARSSTAEPTSGPAPAADPAPSRRTPAPRRARERGRTPLFDQYADEDRPRAANE, encoded by the coding sequence GTGAGCAGCAGCGGCCTCATCTACGCAGTCATCGTCGGGGCCTGGGCCGCCTACTTGGTGCCGATGTGGCTCCGCAGGCAGGACGAGCTCAATGAAGCCCGTCCGACGGAACGCTTCTCCACCGCCATCCGGCTGCTGTCCGGACGCGGTGCAATGGAGCGCCGGTACGCCAAGGAGCTGCGGGAACGCACCGCCGAGCAGGCTGAGCCCGAGGCGGACCCGGATGCCTCCACGGACCGTTTGAGTTCCGTGGACGTCCGGGCCTTCGCCGCGCCCCCGGCCCGTACCGAAGCCCGGATGGACATCCCGGCCCGCCAGGCGCCCGTCCCGCCCCAGGCCCAGGCGCGACGCCCGGTGCCGCGTCCGCGTCCGCGGCCGAACGGCTCCGCCGCCGAGCGCGCCCGGCGCACCAAGGTCCTGGCCCGCCGCAGACGTACCACCGTGGTCCTCTTCCTCGCGTTCACGCTCGGCGCGATCGTCGCCGCGGTCGGCGGACTCCGCTTCCTGTGGGCCCCGGCCGTCCCCGCCATACTTCTCAGCGCGTACATCGTCCATCTGCGCACCCAGGAGCGCCGGCGCTTCGCGTTCACCATGGACCGCCGCCGGGCCGAGGCGGCGGCGCAGCGGCTGCGCGAGAACCGTCCCCGCCGGCACCCGGACGCGGCGGCCACTGCCGAGCCGGACGAGGAGCCCGCGGGACGCACCGAGCCAGAACCGGGCAGCGCCCTCTCCCCGCAGGAGGCAGGCCGCCGTGCGCTGGTCGAGCAGACGGACCACGCGGAGTGGGTCGACCAGCAGCGCGAACGCGGGCCGACGCGCGGCGACAGCTGGGAGCCGGTCCCGGTCCCGCTGCCGACGTACGTCACCGCGCCCGTCGCCCCGCGCGCCACGAGCGGCGTGGACGTGAGCGACCCGGAGACCTGGAGCGCGGCCCGCTCCTCGACGGCGGAACCGACCTCCGGGCCGGCCCCGGCGGCGGACCCCGCGCCGAGCCGGCGCACGCCTGCGCCCCGGCGTGCGCGCGAGCGCGGACGCACCCCGCTCTTCGATCAGTACGCGGACGAGGACAGGCCCCGCGCCGCCAACGAGTGA
- a CDS encoding cupin domain-containing protein, translating into MTMAYLAQPEQQQTLEWLDGGLFTILLDSQATEGQLTVGRFDIPKGEAPPFHLHTREDEVFLLLKGEALVWVGDARHELSEGGVVYLPRNIPHGYRITSDRADLLLIATPAGIEEMFRHAGRDVTTPRPDGFEITKAKLAEAAALRGNRIIGPPR; encoded by the coding sequence ATGACCATGGCCTACCTCGCCCAACCCGAGCAGCAGCAGACCCTTGAATGGCTCGACGGCGGGCTGTTCACGATCCTGCTCGACAGCCAGGCCACCGAAGGACAGCTCACCGTCGGACGGTTCGACATCCCCAAGGGCGAGGCCCCACCCTTCCACCTCCACACCCGCGAGGACGAGGTGTTCCTCCTCCTCAAGGGCGAGGCACTCGTGTGGGTCGGAGACGCACGCCACGAACTGTCCGAAGGCGGCGTCGTCTACCTGCCCCGCAACATCCCCCATGGCTACCGCATCACGTCCGACCGCGCAGACCTCCTCCTCATCGCCACCCCCGCGGGCATAGAGGAAATGTTCCGGCACGCCGGACGTGACGTCACCACCCCCCGCCCCGACGGGTTCGAGATCACCAAAGCCAAGCTCGCCGAAGCCGCCGCCCTGCGCGGCAACCGCATCATCGGACCACCTCGCTGA
- a CDS encoding DUF6069 family protein has product MATTSSAPRPSARRLTETPARVLRPAAIGIALLANLAYVLVLTEVAGYDLRTPAMFGRPAQSILISAVIAASVVPALLGWGLLELLERFVPRRATVIWEALTALVLVASLPYNGAGITTSDQLLLALMHLIVGAAVIPAFVNTSLRRS; this is encoded by the coding sequence ATGGCCACCACATCGTCTGCACCGAGACCATCCGCCCGCCGCCTCACCGAAACCCCAGCCCGGGTACTGCGACCGGCCGCCATCGGCATCGCTCTCCTCGCGAACCTCGCGTACGTGCTCGTCCTCACCGAGGTCGCCGGGTACGACCTCAGGACTCCCGCGATGTTCGGCCGGCCGGCCCAGTCCATCCTGATCAGCGCGGTGATCGCCGCCTCCGTCGTCCCGGCGCTGCTCGGCTGGGGACTGCTGGAGCTGCTGGAACGATTCGTCCCACGGCGGGCCACCGTCATCTGGGAGGCGCTAACGGCTCTGGTGCTCGTCGCCAGTCTTCCCTACAACGGGGCCGGCATCACGACATCCGACCAGCTCCTGCTGGCCCTGATGCACCTCATCGTCGGCGCGGCGGTGATCCCCGCATTCGTAAACACGTCACTGCGCCGATCCTGA
- a CDS encoding CocE/NonD family hydrolase, giving the protein MHAFKDEWITASDGVRICVDVYLPDGDGPFPALYAVAPYQKDLLYLPAVSMFRYIETGPIDYWTGRGYAVVIGDQRGTGRSEGEFELFGPAEQRDFYDTIEWIASRPWSTGKVSMIGESAYSVNQWLAAAQRPPHLTCALVYSGFTNLYHDAVYHGGVYSMGFLNFWSTDHLRASATIGGGTPPRPGGISADIIGMTLDRPVIDDWWDQRAVKVEDIDVPVLNIAWWYGVGLHLRGQLDGYERLKSTDKRLVVLAGTDSHERYYQTEFLDTYIRPWYDHWLKGIDNGVMDGPPVRIQVGNTGSQPRAESEWPPQRAVPTTFYLHPEPAHAVRSLNDGSLTTTPPTQPAGEPTVYDYPNPEWTVGTTVITDGIPQPTRGILTFTTQPLEHDTEVTGKITLVLYAESDRTDTEFHVKVSEQKAVPKLKEALMRKVAKNVPPPSAMVTRGWLKASHRTHPPQPIEPGSVVRYEIEVWPTSYLFPKGSRIRLEIANGDSPVADGLFHHYYGHQVGRDLIHHDADHPSHLILPVIR; this is encoded by the coding sequence ATGCACGCGTTCAAGGATGAGTGGATCACGGCGTCCGACGGCGTCCGGATCTGCGTCGATGTGTATCTGCCCGACGGGGACGGCCCGTTCCCGGCGTTGTACGCGGTAGCGCCCTACCAGAAGGACCTGCTGTACCTGCCGGCGGTGTCGATGTTCCGGTACATCGAGACCGGCCCGATCGACTACTGGACCGGCCGCGGCTACGCGGTCGTGATCGGCGACCAGCGCGGCACCGGCAGGTCCGAGGGGGAGTTCGAGCTGTTCGGGCCCGCCGAGCAGCGCGACTTCTACGACACCATCGAGTGGATCGCCTCCCGGCCCTGGTCGACCGGGAAGGTGTCGATGATCGGGGAGAGCGCCTACAGCGTGAACCAGTGGCTGGCCGCCGCGCAGCGCCCGCCGCACCTGACCTGCGCGCTGGTCTACAGCGGGTTCACGAACCTCTACCACGACGCGGTCTACCACGGCGGGGTCTACTCCATGGGGTTCCTCAACTTCTGGTCGACCGACCACCTCCGCGCCAGCGCCACCATCGGCGGCGGCACCCCGCCCCGGCCCGGCGGCATCAGCGCCGACATCATCGGCATGACCCTGGACCGGCCCGTCATCGACGACTGGTGGGACCAACGAGCGGTGAAGGTGGAGGACATCGATGTCCCGGTGCTCAACATCGCCTGGTGGTACGGCGTCGGCCTGCACCTGCGCGGTCAGCTCGACGGCTACGAACGGCTCAAGAGCACCGACAAGCGCCTCGTCGTGCTCGCCGGCACCGACAGCCACGAGCGCTACTACCAAACCGAGTTCCTCGACACCTACATCCGGCCCTGGTACGACCACTGGCTCAAGGGCATCGACAACGGTGTCATGGACGGCCCGCCGGTCCGTATCCAGGTCGGCAACACCGGGAGCCAGCCGCGGGCGGAATCCGAATGGCCACCCCAGCGCGCCGTGCCGACCACGTTCTACCTGCACCCCGAACCCGCACACGCCGTCCGCTCACTCAACGACGGCAGCCTCACCACCACCCCGCCCACCCAGCCGGCCGGCGAGCCAACCGTCTACGACTACCCCAACCCCGAGTGGACGGTGGGCACCACCGTCATCACCGACGGCATCCCGCAGCCCACCCGCGGCATCCTCACCTTCACCACCCAGCCGCTGGAACACGACACCGAGGTCACCGGGAAGATCACCCTCGTGCTGTACGCCGAGTCCGACCGGACCGACACCGAATTCCACGTCAAGGTCTCCGAGCAGAAGGCCGTTCCGAAGCTCAAGGAGGCCCTCATGCGCAAGGTCGCCAAGAACGTGCCGCCGCCCTCCGCGATGGTCACCCGCGGCTGGCTGAAGGCCTCCCACCGCACCCATCCGCCCCAGCCGATCGAGCCGGGGAGCGTCGTCCGCTACGAGATCGAGGTCTGGCCGACCTCCTACCTCTTCCCAAAGGGCAGCCGCATCCGCCTGGAGATCGCCAACGGCGATTCCCCGGTCGCCGACGGCCTGTTCCACCACTACTACGGCCACCAGGTGGGCCGCGACCTCATCCACCACGACGCCGACCACCCCTCCCACCTCATCCTGCCCGTCATCCGCTGA
- a CDS encoding TetR family transcriptional regulator produces the protein MTGRGPRGERGEQADKIIAAARRSFATRGYAATSLRSVAQDAGVDPGLVHYYFRTKAGLLEAVMQPPEAFGAAVAAAAEQPIHQRGRAFVQATLRLWEDPASAEILRSIILTAAQEPAAMHRLRQLFSELVLAVVSHSLPDTERTLRASLIATQIVGMVMNRYIWQVGDIATLPADTVTDLLAPTVQHYLADTLPTKLGDGWRLS, from the coding sequence GTGACTGGGCGAGGTCCCCGGGGAGAGCGCGGAGAGCAGGCGGACAAGATCATCGCCGCCGCCCGCAGATCCTTCGCCACACGTGGCTACGCCGCGACCTCACTGCGGTCGGTCGCCCAGGACGCCGGCGTCGACCCCGGCCTGGTGCACTACTACTTCCGCACCAAGGCCGGGCTGCTGGAAGCGGTCATGCAACCCCCCGAGGCGTTCGGCGCAGCCGTGGCCGCCGCCGCCGAGCAGCCCATACACCAGCGCGGACGCGCGTTCGTGCAGGCCACCCTGCGCCTGTGGGAAGACCCCGCCTCCGCCGAGATCCTGCGTTCCATCATCCTCACCGCCGCCCAGGAACCCGCCGCCATGCACCGCCTGCGGCAGTTGTTCTCCGAACTCGTCCTGGCCGTCGTCTCCCACAGCCTGCCCGACACCGAACGCACCCTGCGCGCCAGCCTCATCGCCACCCAGATCGTCGGCATGGTCATGAACCGCTACATCTGGCAGGTCGGCGACATCGCCACCCTCCCCGCCGACACCGTCACCGACCTCCTTGCCCCCACCGTCCAGCACTACCTCGCCGACACCCTGCCCACGAAGCTCGGCGACGGCTGGAGGCTGAGCTGA